The Bdellovibrionota bacterium genome includes a region encoding these proteins:
- a CDS encoding DUF507 family protein, with protein MKLSNHQLEVMVNRVFQFWKQKNIATFKVDEKVAFKRAVEVLKNEFEKEKQIELEARTMVESLEKQNPDMEPHKMFLMIKKKLAKDKGLVL; from the coding sequence ATGAAATTATCAAATCATCAATTAGAAGTCATGGTTAATCGAGTTTTCCAATTTTGGAAGCAAAAAAACATCGCCACTTTCAAAGTCGACGAAAAGGTAGCTTTCAAAAGAGCAGTTGAAGTTCTCAAAAATGAATTCGAAAAAGAAAAACAAATTGAACTCGAAGCTCGCACCATGGTGGAGAGCCTTGAAAAACAAAATCCAGACATGGAGCCTCACAAGATGTTTTTGATGATCAAAAAGAAGCTCGCTAAAGATAAAGGACTCGTTTTATGA
- a CDS encoding DUF507 family protein, with product MMLSDDRKSHFAHLLCDTLYDDDLVDFTEDAVALRHAKDGIDAFLNELEAIDGSVRTKILSLKRGVVEGSPEWDTMYRKYYEEEIQRKNKA from the coding sequence ATGATGCTTTCAGATGATAGAAAATCCCATTTTGCCCATCTTTTGTGCGATACGCTTTATGATGATGATTTAGTGGATTTTACGGAAGATGCCGTGGCACTGAGACATGCGAAAGACGGAATCGATGCTTTCCTAAATGAACTCGAAGCGATTGATGGCTCGGTCCGCACTAAAATTCTATCACTTAAACGTGGAGTGGTGGAAGGTAGCCCGGAATGGGATACGATGTACAGAAAGTACTACGAAGAAGAAATCCAAAGAAAAAACAAAGCATAG